In Clostridium sp., one DNA window encodes the following:
- a CDS encoding ABC-ATPase domain-containing protein, with protein MKNYSELQRILHSIDGNGYSSYKKIKGAYDFGKYILFIDHVQSDPFAPPSRCHINISRKTAGFPDELINSKHKITAVCDFLTRTFENSMKHLNNKKNGSGKSNLIIIDKCSQEMLERTSIMIKRDYIETRFEIGLPAAGRRVLGKTADNIFSNIIPKIVDNSLVYKNINHKPLKDQVTLILDQEYIRDELIKRKLVAFIANGSILPRESGVSDKPLMSKAVPFNSPENFETEMLLPSKKTIRGMGIPEGITLIVGGGYHGKSTLLKALELGVYNHIPGDGRELVITRNDAVKIRAEDGRSIKKVNISPFINHLPNSKDTLKFSTENASGSTSQAANVMEALEAGTKLLMIDEDTSATNFMIRDGRMQKLVSKEKEPITPFIDKIRPLYKEHGVSTILIVGGSGDYFDEADHVIMMDEYIPKDVTKLAREITKAEGYKREKSGENNFEDITQRVIAKCGSIHKETHNKIKAKGKHLIIYNKSAIDLGGLEQLVDDSQTNCIAAMLEFLEKKIVDDKITISQAVDKLFKQIDDFGMESIFPYQNCPGNLALPRKYEVHGAINRYRELNIK; from the coding sequence TTGAAAAATTATAGTGAACTTCAGAGAATATTACATTCAATAGACGGAAATGGATATTCTTCTTATAAAAAAATAAAAGGGGCATATGACTTCGGGAAGTACATATTATTTATAGATCACGTCCAATCCGATCCATTTGCACCACCTTCCAGATGTCACATAAATATTTCCCGGAAAACAGCTGGTTTTCCTGATGAACTTATAAACTCAAAACACAAGATAACAGCAGTATGCGACTTTTTAACACGAACTTTTGAAAACAGCATGAAGCATTTAAACAATAAAAAAAATGGCTCTGGAAAAAGTAACTTGATAATTATAGATAAATGTAGTCAGGAAATGCTTGAAAGGACATCAATAATGATAAAAAGGGACTACATTGAAACCAGGTTTGAAATAGGTCTGCCTGCTGCAGGAAGAAGGGTTCTGGGGAAAACGGCAGACAATATTTTTTCTAATATTATACCTAAAATAGTTGATAATTCACTTGTCTACAAAAATATCAACCATAAACCCCTGAAAGATCAGGTAACCTTAATTCTGGATCAGGAATATATAAGAGATGAATTAATAAAAAGAAAACTTGTAGCTTTCATAGCCAATGGATCTATTCTGCCCCGTGAAAGCGGCGTATCAGATAAACCACTGATGAGTAAAGCGGTACCATTTAACAGTCCTGAGAATTTTGAAACGGAAATGCTGCTTCCAAGCAAAAAAACAATCAGAGGAATGGGAATTCCGGAGGGAATAACCTTGATTGTCGGTGGTGGTTATCATGGGAAATCAACTTTATTGAAGGCCCTTGAACTCGGCGTATACAATCATATACCAGGAGATGGCCGTGAACTTGTAATTACAAGGAACGATGCAGTTAAAATACGTGCGGAGGACGGACGCAGCATTAAAAAGGTAAATATAAGTCCATTTATAAACCACCTTCCAAATAGCAAGGATACCCTGAAATTTTCTACGGAAAATGCAAGCGGAAGTACTTCCCAGGCTGCGAATGTAATGGAAGCTCTCGAAGCAGGCACAAAGCTTCTTATGATAGATGAAGATACTTCTGCAACAAATTTCATGATACGTGACGGAAGAATGCAGAAACTCGTATCTAAAGAAAAAGAACCCATCACTCCTTTTATTGATAAAATAAGGCCATTATACAAGGAGCATGGAGTTTCAACTATTTTGATTGTAGGAGGATCTGGCGACTATTTTGATGAAGCGGATCATGTTATAATGATGGATGAGTACATTCCAAAAGATGTTACAAAATTGGCAAGGGAAATTACAAAGGCAGAAGGTTACAAAAGAGAAAAGTCAGGAGAAAATAACTTTGAGGATATTACGCAAAGAGTAATTGCCAAATGTGGATCAATTCATAAAGAAACCCATAATAAAATCAAAGCCAAAGGCAAACATCTTATTATATACAATAAATCTGCAATTGATTTAGGCGGATTGGAACAGCTTGTAGATGACAGCCAGACAAATTGCATCGCGGCAATGCTGGAATTTCTCGAAAAGAAAATAGTGGATGACAAGATAACAATTTCCCAAGCTGTAGATAAATTATTTAAACAGATAGATGATTTCGGAATGGAATCCATTTTCCCATATCAGAATTGTCCGGGTAATCTGGCATTACCAAGGAAATATGAAGTCCATGGGGCGATAAATCGATACAGAGAACTCAATATTAAATAA